The segment acagctttgaaatcacaggaataaattacattttaattaattacatttatctaataaatgcaggcttggtgatcagaagagacttctttaaacccattaaaaatcttactgttcaagaacttttgactagtagtgtatgtatacatacacatacacatacacatatacatatgcatACATACCTATACATGTGTATTTTGTATCAGCTTAGGAATAAAATGGCTTCCTTGTAATGatttctttttgtgtttatgtgtgtgtgtgtgtgtgtgtgttaagtcctactgtcatgaatctggtcggtgacttgcggtccgctcaccaccagatgtcgctctcaccctgtcacaagactgttgcaccacaccccggactacattccccgtcATTCAGCGCGCTGATTGGGTCAacacctgtgaccaatcagcggcgctataaaaaccccggtctttccccatgcagaTCACGGAGTATTGTGATTACCATTGTTGTTGTGATTACCATTGTTATCAGAAATTATATCTTATATAttctgtttctttatttgaatatttatatgttaattTCGAATTCacatatatttcacatatacagaTATTTATGTTATCTTTGTCTGTTGTTCGTTCGGCCAAACTCCACATTATTAAACATGAGATGTTCTGCTGATGAGAGTTATATACCGTCTTTTCCACTATTTATGCTACTTTAATAGACCCACATTAATATGCACATCCACACATTAGAAAGAGTCTGACACCAGGTAGTCTcagtgcattttaatatttttttgcatagaTTGAGTGCTAAATAAAGACAGTTTAACATTCAGTTGCTTGACATATTAATCAGGAGAtgcaaaaatagatttattaagaAAGGACAGTTTTATAAAGcagtaaaagtattattttgtatttttgtcaagATTCTCCATCACTTTCTTTATCCAAGGCTCGTCTGGTTCCACACAAAATTCTAGACCTTTTTGTGTTGTAACCCTGAGGGGGGAAAAGTCCAcattttcacattcacattttgCTAGCATacacaaaatcagttttatcatttgtctaaaaaaattaacatatggcagtttttctaaataatatattttacagtttaaatacttacAGAATGGCTGATTTAGGGCAAATGGAATTTGTCTTCTCAGcgctcacaattttttttggtgGAATTTCGAAGTCGATAGGTTTGAAGCAACACTTCTCGGGAACTCCAGCTGCAACTGTGGTTGGTGAGATAAAATAttgttatgtatattttatagttttaggaGCGAAACATAAAATTAACCATATTAACCACGTAAAATGagctatattaaatataaatatgattttgataTTATTCATCTTTCACAATAAAGGTCCTTTCCAGAACTTTATGTTTCGTGAAGGACCAGTATTCTTGACTAATCATATCTGGCTGGGTAATCAGCATATCGGTTTGTTTCTGGGTTCTTTCAAACTCTCTATGTATATTTTGTTGCTTACTGGAGAATACGTTGCAAAGGTTCCACTATGGTACCTGGCTGTAAAATTCTTTTGTTTCTAATTTGATGCATTTTAATCACTTTAAATGTATGTGCAGCTTTATATCTTAAATAGATAACAATTTCAGAAAAGTCAGAAAAGAACTTCAAGGGAACTTACGTGTAGCCTCAGAAGTCCAGGTCATCAGCAGGACCAGCCCAAACACCAGACACAAAGTAGATGCCCTCATGGTTGCTGATCTGAAGTTGATCTTGAGGCTTTGATAATGAGTTATTACAGTTGTCTGAGACAATCTGAGTCTGCAccacattttaaatgctttcGGACGTGATGCTAGATAGGAACTCAGATCTGTGGTTTGATAAGGAAGTGTACTGCAGTCCCCCTCCTCTTCTTCAAAGCCCACACGGAGAATCGCATTTGCTGTGCTGGGTGTCTGTGCTTTTTGCAAGCAGAGATCGTGACAAGATAAAATTCAGGTGTCACCAGTTTATAGcacatcttcagactgtgcagTTTTTGCAAGTAatacatcctttttttttttttttttactcgtGTAACATAATATCTGCATTACTTCTGGGCCATT is part of the Labeo rohita strain BAU-BD-2019 unplaced genomic scaffold, IGBB_LRoh.1.0 scaffold_2510, whole genome shotgun sequence genome and harbors:
- the LOC127159795 gene encoding regakine-1-like, translated to MWCRLRLSQTTVITHYQSLKINFRSATMRASTLCLVFGLVLLMTWTSEATLAAGVPEKCCFKPIDFEIPPKKIVSAEKTNSICPKSAILVTTQKGLEFCVEPDEPWIKKVMENLDKNTK